Proteins from a single region of Haloarchaeobius litoreus:
- a CDS encoding winged helix-turn-helix domain-containing protein: protein MDGEQPDDTADGVDERPPNDVFGLLGNEVRVDILRALGMRPNDRLSFSALFDRVDIADSGNFNYHLDRLCGVFVRKTDDGDDSGYELTHAGREVVGAMYAGTYTTNATIDPIRPGWNCLLCDGEMVVRYADERAEFRCVDCDGGAEFSFPPGNIDQYDREELPTAFARWYHQTFGSLFDGFCQLCSGRVERDLLWLPGGGPGEEPKPSMAEFECGRCGSVARVSGGTMATFHPVVEGFLAEHGFDASARHPSQVWADLDGFRAEIHSEDPPRFSVHFTVDGERASVEIGPDASIESVRREPVE, encoded by the coding sequence ATGGACGGTGAGCAGCCGGACGACACTGCCGACGGGGTCGACGAACGGCCACCGAACGACGTGTTCGGGCTGCTCGGGAACGAGGTCCGGGTCGACATCCTCCGGGCGCTCGGGATGCGACCGAACGACCGGCTCTCGTTCTCGGCGCTGTTCGACCGCGTCGACATCGCGGACAGCGGGAACTTCAACTACCACCTCGACAGGCTGTGCGGCGTGTTCGTCCGGAAGACCGACGACGGCGACGACAGCGGCTACGAGCTGACCCACGCGGGCCGGGAGGTCGTCGGCGCGATGTACGCCGGCACGTACACGACGAACGCGACCATCGACCCCATCAGGCCGGGCTGGAACTGCCTGCTCTGTGACGGCGAGATGGTCGTCCGCTACGCCGACGAGCGGGCGGAGTTCCGCTGCGTGGACTGCGACGGCGGGGCCGAGTTCTCGTTCCCGCCGGGCAACATCGACCAGTACGACCGGGAGGAGCTACCGACCGCGTTCGCCCGCTGGTACCACCAGACGTTCGGGAGCCTGTTCGACGGGTTCTGCCAGCTCTGCTCGGGGCGCGTCGAGCGCGACCTCCTGTGGCTCCCGGGCGGCGGCCCCGGCGAGGAACCGAAGCCGTCGATGGCCGAATTCGAGTGCGGGCGCTGCGGAAGCGTCGCCCGCGTCTCCGGCGGTACGATGGCCACCTTCCACCCCGTCGTGGAGGGGTTCCTCGCCGAGCACGGCTTCGACGCATCGGCGCGCCACCCATCGCAGGTCTGGGCCGACCTCGACGGGTTCCGGGCGGAGATCCACAGCGAGGACCCACCCCGGTTCTCGGTTCACTTCACCGTCGACGGCGAACGGGCTTCGGTGGAGATTGGACCCGATGCGAGCATCGAGTCCGTGCGTCGGGAGCCGGTCGAGTGA